A window of the Dermatophagoides farinae isolate YC_2012a chromosome 2, ASM2471394v1, whole genome shotgun sequence genome harbors these coding sequences:
- the RpL9 gene encoding LOW QUALITY PROTEIN: ribosomal protein L9 (The sequence of the model RefSeq protein was modified relative to this genomic sequence to represent the inferred CDS: deleted 2 bases in 1 codon), which produces MAMVMVYIMVTIWMQYSREKGYKFEKALGREICKDKKSCKSTSERRYDDDETLADYTPDTALKEHIRQIIRHGNDIDLNGLLLKKKQRKKILIYDDDNNNKKNSQNYFNGTFTKLDSLHINSSPTQTMVMKKSKFQPQHVSFYYPEMIETNRTSPIINHKNYGLILDSMNENRPYKSSDIITLFKWTNPTLSNVYYPHKILHLSDDDYQGKSGGGYMKHWQTSSSPSPKSIGKIFRKHHGLEYDDLQRDLINVSVKNRIVRVKGPRGILIRQFKQQLDIAMVGKKKLRVQKWFGNRKELATVRTICSHIENMIVGVTKGYLYKMRTVYAHFPINVTTSEKNSVVEIRNFLGEKYIRRVEMASGVTCVNSTAQKDELILEGNDIEAVSRSAALIHQSTLVKNKDIRKFLDGIYVSEKTNVVVE; this is translated from the exons ATGGCAATGGTTATGGTTTACATTATGGTTACGATTTGGATG CAATATTCCCGAGAAAAGGgttataaatttgaaaaagcATTAGGAAGAGAAATTTGTAAAGATAAAAAATCTTGTAAATCAACAAGTGAACGacgttatgatgatgatgaaacattggCTGATTATACACCGGACACGGCATTAAAAGAACACATCAGACAAATTATTCGTCATGGTAATGATATTGATCTGAATGGTTtattattgaagaaaaaacaacgtaaaaaaattctcatttatgatgatgacaacaacaacaaaaaaaattcacaaaattatttcaatggTACATTCACTAAATTGGATTCATTGCATATTAATTCATCACCAACGCAAACaatggtaatgaaaaaatcaaaatttcaaccACAACAtgtatcattttattatccaGAAATGATCGAAACGAATCGAACATCACCAATtataaatcataaaaattatGGATTAATACtggattcaatgaatgaaaatcgtCCATATAAAAGTAGTGATATTATAACATTATTCAAATGGACAAATCCAACATTATCGAATGTTTATTATCCACataaaattttacatttatccgatgatgattatcaaggtaaaagtggtggtggttatatGAAACATTggcaaacatcatcatcgccatcaccaaaatcaattggaaaaatttttcgtaaACACCACGGCTtagaatatgatgatttacaaCGAGACCTAA TTAATGTTTCGGTCAAAAATCGTATTGTTCGTGTCAAAGGACCACGTGGCATATTAATACGACAATTTAAACAACAATTGGACATTGCAATggttggaaagaaaaaacttcgTGTCCAAAAATGGTTTGGTAATCGTAAAGAATTGGCCACCGTTCGAACAATTTGTTCACATATCGAAAATATGATTGTCGGTGTTACCAAAGGTTATCTTTATAAGATGCGTACGGTTTATGCCCATTTTCCCATCAATGTTACGACAAGTGAAAAGAATTCTGTTGTAgaaattcgaaattttttggGTGAAAAATATATCCGTCGTGTGGAAATGGCATCTGGTGTTACATGCGTTAATTCAACAGCACAAAAAGATGAATTGATTCTCGAAGGAAACGATATTGAAGCCGTTTCAAGATCAG ctgCATTGATCCATCAATCAACATTggtaaaaaacaaagataTTCGTAAATTTTTGGATGGTATCTATGTTTCTGAAAAGACTaatgttgtcgttgaataa
- the IntS9 gene encoding integrator complex subunit 9 — MKFISLSGNPNYPCNVIKFKSTHIMLDCALDSTTVLSFLPMTLVHSNHFNSLPSWNATKEFTDPLLENEIKECLGKIFVDSAPEFCLPEFSCIDMKNIDVILISNYRSMLALPFITERSDFSGFVYATEPSMNLGRLFMEELVTYIERNPKLKRATAWKNLNIFQHLPFPCFPDSILPTVLENIYSMDEISSCLSKVKPVAFSEKICIFGSLHWYPVSTGYCLGSSNWIIESAHEKIVNISSSSTYTTHIRPMDHAPLKNADLVILTSLSLAPTTNPNTRLNEFCDHVEKTLKSGGNVLIPCYSSGKIYDLFECLNAHLDSVSLGGIPIFFISPIAEHSLAYSNIMAEWLSELKQNRAFIPEEPFPHGQLVKNGRIKHFVSLSEESFNNEFRMPCIVFTGHPSLRFGDVVHFIELWGSNPTNMILMTEPEFPCLEALSPYQPLSMKIIYCPIDTRLTFIQANKIIRDIKPKNLVLPYQYTRPFSQAESHNKQPFETMIEADCKMFPYHRKETIKLPIECKYERLLVDSELISSLTTHEIADGIKITTITGILEAKDNKFRLGPITKSYRNEFRSQMPTRTLPPNKYLIGMIDMNELLRLLAHQGYLDIVLNKFGDKRFRIEIRSKGITIDIDDETKSIMITAEDWQNDCRLAIRKLLAKCLIEI, encoded by the exons atgaaattt ataAGCCTAAGCGGTAATCCTAATTATCCGTGTAATgtgattaaattcaaatctaCACATATTATGTTGGATTGTGCATTGGATTCAACAACGGTTTTATCGTTTTTACCAATGACATTAGTACATAgtaatcatttcaattcattaccAAGTTGGAATGCAACCAAAGAATTTACTGATCCGTTATTGGAAAAT GAAATCAAAGAATGTTTGGGTAAAATTTTTGTGGATAGTGCACCGGAATTCTGTTTACCAGAG TTTTCTTGTATCGATATGAAAAATATCGATGTAATCCTGATATCAAATTATCGTTCAATGTTGGCATTGCCATTCATTACGGAACGATCTGATTTTTCCGGTTTCGTATATGCAACTGAACCATCAATGAATCTTGGCCGATTGTTTATGGAAGAATTGGTCACCTATATTGAACGAAATCCAAAACTTAAACGTGCAACAGcatggaaaaatttaaacatttttcaacacTTACCATTCCCTTGTTTTCCTGATTCAATTTTGCCCACCGTATTGGAAAATATCTATTCAATGGATGAGATTAGTAGCTGTCTATCTAAAGTGAAACCAGTGgctttttcagaaaaaatt TGTATTTTTGGATCATTACATTGGTATCCAGTCAGCACTGGCTATTGTCTTGGATCAAGTAATTGGATTATTGAAAGTGCACacgaaaaaattgtcaacatCTCTAGTTCATCCACATATACGACACATATTCGTCCTATGGATCATGCACCACTTAAAAATGCTGATCTAGTGATTCTTACCTCACTATCATTAGCACCGACAACAAATCCAAATACACGGCTAAATGAATTCTGTGATCATGTTgagaaaacattgaaaagtGGTGGCAATGTTCTTATTCCATGTTATTCATCTGGAAAGATTTATGATCTTTTCGAATGTCTCAATGCACATCTAGATTCCGTTAGCCTTGGTGGTAtaccgatttttttcatatcacCAATTGCTGAACATTCATTAGCATATTCAAATATAATGGCTGAATGGCTTTctgaattgaaacaaaatcgtGCATTTATACCCGAGGAACCGTTTCCACATGGTCAACTGGTTAAAAATGGtcgaatcaaacattttgtCAGTTTAAGTGAAGaatcatttaataatgaatttcgtATGCCTTGTATTGTTTTCACCGGTCATCCATCATTACGTTTTGGtgatgttgttcattttattgaattatgGGGTTCTAATCCAACCaacatgattttgatgactGAACCAGAATTTCCTTGTCTCGAAGCATTATCACCATATCaaccattatcaatgaaaataatttattgtcCAATCGATACACGATTAACATTTATTCAagcaaataaaatcattcgagatattaaaccaaaaaatcTGGTATTACCATATCAATATACTCGGCCATTTTCACAAGCAGAAAGTCATAATAAACAACcatttgaaacaatgatTGAAGCAGATTGTAAAATGTTTCCATACCATCGAAAAGAAACGATAAAATTACCAATCGAATGTAAATATGAAAGATTATTGGTCGATTCTGAG cttatatcatcattgacaacaCATGAAATTGCTGATGGTATTAAAATCACAACAATCACCGGCATTCTTGAAGCTAAAGACAATAAATTCCGATTAGGACCAATAACCAAAAGTTATCGAAATGAATTTCGTAGTCAAATGCCAACACGAACTTTGCCACCGAATAAATATCTAATCGGTATGattgatatgaatgaattattacgATTATTGGCACATCAAGGCTATCTGGATAttgtattgaataaatttggtGATAAACGATTTCGTATAGAAATT cgtTCCAAAGGAATTACcatcgatattgatgatgaaaccaaatcgataatgattacAGCTGAAGATTGGCAAAATGATTGCCGATTAGCAATACGTAAATTATTGGCAAAATGTcttattgaaatttga
- the LOC124497937 gene encoding transcriptional regulator ATRX homolog has translation MKKMSRSIVDEELIVLDNSTDDEISIESIELISSSSSNCNSDYSIKKNDNLSTKKISLSIVDEETMVLKSSPTCDKRSNKCIRLSSSSSSSSSSSSDCNSDDSVKEILLEENADFSIRIDEGLVAILKPHQIDGIKFMYNCTIGSLKQLQQNDQHSMDGCILAHSMGLGKTLQIVAFINCILSNAITKRYIRKVLVIVPYNVAQNWHDEFEKWLGKCIQYEKIRLWKMYEIKSSVARRRQLLVNWDFYGGVMIITSRMATNMIDNINEKSFRQSLTNPDLVIVDEGHLLKNNKTAFYKALTKIKTERRIILTGTPLQNNLIEYFFMVDFIKPKLLGKLERFKLRFEKPINNGQLIDSTNEEVKLMKKRIHVLTKMLKNYVHRCDFEILVPYLPPKFEYVIGVRMTPIQSRLYRYYISNVTIVTRKNLLNDSRILMLIGNHPSLLLKYHQERYGKESVDNHREFWWREVIDPLEEKEMFDMKLGSKFTLIFSILAQCERIGDKILIFSQSIPTLDYLEKLLYEHNWTKNRDYFRIDGKVEIIERHDVIAKFNNPENHRARLMLISIRAGGIGINLVGANRAILIDCSWNPAIDSQAIFRVFRLGQTKPVYIYRLVSYGTMEWKIYERQVQKQSLSKRVIDEQHIVRNYTRAQLEEMYRFQDSPNRLAIPELPNDNLLADLLLMHDCECSIISYHEHDSLLAQHPEEELDDEEKLEAWAEYTREKVKSNNQNHEQLIIKQKDDGPFNNPEIIDIEIQ, from the exons atgaaaaaaatgtctag ATCAATCGTGGATGAAGAATTGATTGTATTGGATAATTCTaccgatgatgaaattaGTATCGAATCTATTGAATTAATATCATCAAGTTCGAGTAATTGTAATAGCGACTAtagtatcaaaaaaaatgataatttatcaacgaaaaaaatatcttt atcaattgttgatgaagaaaCGATGGTATTAAAAAGCTCTCCTACCTGTGATAAAAGAAGTAACAAATGTattagattatcatcatcatcatcatcatcatcgagttCTTCAAGTGATTGTAATAGTGATGATAGTGTCAAGGAAATTTTACTGGAAGAAAATGCTGATTTCTCCATACGAATCGATGAAGGACTTGTGGCCATTTTGAAACCACATCAAATTGATGGTATTAAATTCATGTATAATTGTACGATTGGTTCACTGAAACAgttacaacaaaatgatcagCATTCCATGGATGGATGCATTTTGGCTCATTCGATGGGCCTAGGAAAAACTCTTCAAATTGTTGCTTTCATAAATTGCATTCTGAGCAATGCAATCACCAAAAGATACATTCGAAAAGTATTAGTAATTGTTCCTTATAATGTTGCACAAAATTGGCACGATGAATTCGAAAAATGGTTAGGAAAATGTATACAATACGAAAAGATTCGATTATGGAAAATGtatgaaattaaatcatcGGTAGCTAGACGTCGTCAATTGTTGGTGAATTGGGATTTTTACGGTGGAGTAATGATCATAACAAGTCGTATGGCAACGAATATGATCGATAATATTAATGAGAAATCATTTCGACAATCATTAACAAATCCCGATTTGGTTATTGTCGACGAAGGacatttgttgaaaaacaataagaCTGCTTTCTATAAAGCATTGACCAAGATTAAAACCGAACGTCGAATCATACTTACCGGTACACCGTTACAGAATAACctaattgaatattttttcatggtCGATTTTATCAAACCAAAACTTTTGGGTAAACTTGAACGTTTCAAGTTACGATTTGAAAAACCGATCAACAATggacaattgattgattccaCTAATGAAGAagtaaaattgatgaaaaaacgaaTTCATGTATTGACGAAAATGTTAAAAAATTATGTACATCGTTGTGATTTCGAAATATTGGTACCATATCTTCCACCGAAATTTGAATATGTAATCGGTGTTCGTATGACTCCCATTCAATCGCGTTTGTATCGTTATTACATATCAAATGTTACTATTGTAACgagaaaaaatcttttaaaTGATTCACGTATCTTGATGTTGATTGGTAATCATCCTTCTTTGCTATTGAAGTATCATCAGGAACGATATGGCAAGGAAAGTGTCGATAATCATCGTGAATTTTGGTGGCGTGAAGTGATTGATCCTTTAGAGGAGAAGGAAATGTTTGATATGAAACTTGGCTCAAAATTCACCCTAATATTCTCGATACTTGCTCAATGTGAACGTATTGGTGATAAAATTCTTATATTTTCTCAAAGTATTCCCACATTGGATTATCTGGAAAAATTGTTATATGAACATAATTGGACCAAAAATCGTGATTATTTTCGCATCGATGGCAAAGTGGAAATCATCGAACGTCATGATGTGATAGCTAAATTCAACAATCCCGAAAATCATCGTGCTCGTTTAATGTTGATCTCAATTCGTGCTGGCGGTATTGGTATTAATTTGGTCGGTGCAAATCGTGCCATATTAATCGATTGTAGTTGGAATCCGGCCATCGATTCACAGGCGATATTTCGTGTATTTCGTTTAGGCCAAACAAAACCAGTGTACATTTATCGGCTAGTATCGTATGGTACAATGGAATGGAAAATCTATGAACGTCAAGTACAGAAGCAATCATTATCGAAACGTGTGATCGATGAACAACATATTGTTCGTAATTATACTCGTGCTCAACTGGAAGAAATGTATCGTTTTCAAGATTCACCCAATCGTTTAGCTATTCCTGAATTACCAAACGATAATCTATTGGCTGATCTATTATTGATGCATGATTGTGAatgttcaatcatttcatatcATGAACATGATTCATTATTAGCTCAACATCCGGAAGAAGAattggatgatgaagaaaaacttGAAGCTTGGGCTGAATATACACGAGAAAAGGTTAAatccaataatcaaaatcatgaacaattgataatcaaacaaaaagatgATGGTCCATTCAACAATCCAGAAATTATTGACAtagaaattcaataa
- the LOC124497977 gene encoding putative oxidoreductase TM_0325: MAAYRNKKYDFNGKVALITGSSAGIGAAIACQFAEYGADVVITGRSLQGLNRIAQKIMKKTDREPLVIVGDLQTDEHLPSKLIDETIKKFGHLDILVNNAGTNFANDTFDNPELITEFDKMFALNVRVPLCLCKLAVEHLAKTRGNIINISSNASAEPILFTYTMSKAALDMLTKGAAQDLGTKGIRVNSINPGPTITSMGRCLGKDVHHFEKCKDIFAKFTILDRIPYPDEMANIASFLASNDAANITGAIIVSDGGMLVKKRQFFAEV, from the exons atggCTGCTTATCGTAATAAGAAATATGATTTCAATGGTAAAGTTGCATTGATTACTGGATCAAGTGCTGGTATCGGTGCAGCTATTGCCTGTCAATTTGCTGAATATGGAGCAGATGTTGTTATAACTGGTCGTAGCTTGCAAGGTCTAAACCGGATCGCTCAaaagataatgaaaaaaactgatCGTGAACCATTGGTAATTGTCGGTGATCTACAAACCGATGAACATCTTCCatcgaaattgattgatgaaaccATAAAGAAATTTGGTCATCTCGATATTTTGGTCAACAATGCTGGTACAAATTTTGCTAATGATACGTTTGATAATCCAGAATTGATAACGGAATTTGATAAAATGTTTGCATTGAATGTTCGAGTACCGCTATGTTTATGTAAATTGGCTGTCGAACATTTGGCAAAAACACGTGgtaatataatcaatatttcAAGCAATGCCAGTGCTGAACCG ATTTTATTCACTTACACAATGTCGAAAGCAGCATTAGATATGTTGACCAAAGGCGCTGCACAAGATTTAGGCACCAAAGGAATTCGTGTCAATTCAATCAA TCCTGGACCAACAATAACAAGTATGGGTCGTTGTCTTGGAAAAGATGtgcatcattttgaaaaatgtaaaGATATATTTGCTAAATTCACAATACTGGATCGTATACCTTATCCGGATGAAATGGCAAATATAGCATCATTTTTAGCATCAAATGATGCTGCAAACATTACCGGTGCAATCATTGTTAGTGATGGCGGTATGTTGGTGAAAAAACGACAATTTTTTGCCGAagtttaa
- the LOC124497957 gene encoding KICSTOR complex protein ITFG2 produces MNHLVSNKIVKTDNGNVQQQQQQKIDELVSNSSTPSHSSSISRTQSSSSTSFIATSHTNCSRSLSLVDSIEFKFDGNISKNALALGDCDNDEKNELVIGTLNGELLIYKNDCKNPQASTKDLGMVACILVGDILNVGSNYIISISIEGYLKIFHMYYDSQIDLLNQSNDSAIRRQPKFSNSSLQLSNMKLPPTISDNEVYSSTTNLVLVHTQQMQSNTMCALLVDFDHDDKQELLVALSDRVVRCYRAVNYNEEIKLIGLYKWEFSDQIGSITLHHSFDSNTGDSYLMNDDNKSNNSSTEDKKSICKNRICVLVSQFGGVFAKITCCEHLAAADAENDDDHVKNNDEIEPISVEYCDTIVQYTRNRQTSAEILSNIRRIDSNENLIALATHDGTLILLESDQKTIKWHLQLEHPILSLHKHDLNNDGSDELIITVWNGLVYIIDLDGNIITCHFNQPINAFTVGPFYLNDNLEQIDCFVYTTFTNSVHLFYNIDSTLFNNIDMMDDYPLEGYIRKHRPELYKQMENLLKKLNNDNGNNQSNKQLKMSPDLIHTLLYEIPFQ; encoded by the exons atgaatcatTTAGTATCGAATAAGATTGTTAAAACtgataatggtaatgtacaacaacaacaacaacagaaaattgATGAACTGGTATCCAATTCATCGACACCATCACATTCATCGTCGATTAGTCGAACTCAAAGTTCGAGTTCAACTAGTTTTATTGCAACATCACATACAAATTGTTCACGATCATTATCGTtggttgattcaattgaatttaaatttgatggAAACATTAGTAAAAATGCATTAGCTCTTGGTgattgtgataatgatgag aaaaatgaattggttATCGGCACTTTGAATGGCGAATTATTGATctataaaaatgattgcaAAAATCCTCAAGCATCGACTAAAGATCTTGGAATGGTTGCATGTATATTGGTTGGTGATATTTTGAATGTTGGATCG AATTACATCATCTCAATCAGTATTGAAGGCtatttaaaaatatttcacATGTATTATGATAGTCAAATTGATCTtcttaatcaatcaaacgatTCGGCCATAAGGCGTCAGccaaaattttccaattcatcattacaattatCAAATATGAAACTACCACCAACCATTTCGGATAATGAAGTGTATTCATCGACAACTAATTTGGTTCTCGTTCACACCCAACAAATGCAATCGAATACTATGTGTGCTTTATtagttgattttgatcatgatgataaacaagaATTATTAGTGGCACTCAGTGACCGTGTTGTTCGCTGCTATCGTGCCGTTAATTATAATGAAGAAATCAAACTAATCGGTCTTTATAAATGGGAATTTTCCGATCAAATTGGTTCAATTACTttacatcattcattcgattcgaatacCGGTGATTCATAtctaatgaatgatgataataaaagtAACAATTCGTCAACAGAAgataaaaaatccatttgtaaaaatagaatttgCGTACTTGTCTCACAATTTGGCGGTGTTTTTGCCAAAATCACCTGTTGCGAACATCtggctgctgctgatgctgaaaatgatgatgatcatgttaaaaataatgatgaaattgaaccTATATCAGTGGAATATTGTGATACTATTGTTCAATATACTAGAAATCGACAGACTAGTGCTGAAATTCTTTCCAATATTCGTCGAATTGACTCCAATGAAAACCTGATAGCATTAGCCACTCATGATGGAACATTGATACTTCTTGAAAGTGATCAAAAAACTATTAAATGGCATCTTCAACTTGAACATCCAATTCTTTCGCTGCATAAACATGATTTAAACAATGATGGCTCTGATGAATTAATCATTACCGTTTGGAATGGACTTGTCTATATCATCGATTTAGATGGCAATATAATTACTTGTCATTTTAATCAACCAATCAATGCTTTTACCGTTGGTCCATTTTATCTCAATGATAATCTTGAAcagattgattgttttgtataTACAACATTTACTAATTCTGTTCACTTATTCTACAATATTGATTCCactttattcaataatatcGATATGATGGATGATTATCCATTGGAAGGATATATTCGAAAACATAGACCAGAACTTTataaacaaatggaaaatttgttgaaaaaattgaataatgataatggaaacaACCAATCgaacaaacaattgaaaatgtcaCCAGATTTAATACATACACTTCTTTATGAAAttccatttcaatga